The Reinekea forsetii genome contains the following window.
CTGCGCAAAGCGTCTTTGAGCACCACAATAGGGGTTTCCAGTTGTAACTGCTCGGTGACGGCTTCTTTATCAAACAGACTGCTGTCTGCGTAACGGTCGAGATCCACTACTTGGTCCTTTGAGAACGTAAGGATGAAATAACTTTAGACCCGCTAGAATGACTCTTCGGTGCGGGCTGTTAAAACCTCCACGCCAGTAGCCGTGACCAACAAGGTATGTTCCCACTGAGCGGAGGCCTTGCGATCTTTGGTGACCACGGTCCATTGGTCGCTGAGTATTTTGCACTGCGCCTTACCCTGATTGATCATCGGCTCGATCGTAAAGATCATGCCTTCCTTCAGCGCCATGCCCACTCCGGGCCGGCCATAGTGCAATACCTGCGGCTCTTCGTGAAATACCGCGCCGATACCATGGCCGCAGAACTCCCGTACCACAGAGTAATGGTTGGCCTCGGCGTGTTGCTGAATCACGTGGCCTATGTCTCCAAGGGTCGCGCCCGGCTTGACCAGTGCAATCGCCTTATAAAGACATTCCTGGGTTACCTTGCACAGACGATCGATATGAGTCGCGACTTCGCCGACGTAAAACATCTTACTGGTGTCGCCGTGGTAGCCGTCTTTAATGACCGTGATGTCGACATTGACCACATCGCCCTTCTTGAGGATCTTATCCTCGCTCGGAATACCATGGCAAATGACCTGGTTTACCGACGTACAGATCGACTTCGGAAAGGGCGGGTTGCCATAGTTGAGCGGCGCCGGTATGCCTTCCTGGACATCAATGATGTAGTTATGGCAGATCCTATCGAGCTCTGCGGTGCTCACGCCGACCACAACATGGGATTCGAGCATTTCCAACACCTCAGCCGCGAGGCGGCCGGCGACACGCATTTTAGCGATTTCTTCAGGGCTTTTTATGGTTACAGCCATGCTTGTTCCAATTCGGTTACTAGGTAGTAGGCGATTCTAACGGTTTTGTTAGCCAGTTGCAGCCCCGCAAATAGTAGGGCACCCGCTAGAGCCATATAAAAGATGCTAAAAATACGCCGCGACTGCCATGACCGGCTCTTAGGCCCGCTTTTCGGGGCCGGTTCCGAGGTGTTGAGGGACGCCCCACGGACTGGGACCGGGATATTTTTCTTGTCTTAAATCGCTGAATTTGGTATAAAGCGCGCCGCTTCAACTAAATGAAGTGTTTCCTAAATTCTCACGCACACCGTCACGTGATTCTGGGTGCCCGAAAGGGGTTGGATCATGGGGAGTGCGGAGGCCTAACCCGAATAATGAGGTATTTATGATTACTGTATCAATGCGTGAACTGCTTAAAGCAGGTGTTCACTTTGGCCACCAGACCCGTTACTGGAACCCGAAAATGGGTAAGTATTTGTTTGGCGCCCGAAACAAGATTCACATCATCAACTTGGAGCACACTGTTCCAGCGTTAAATGAAGCTTTGGCCTTCGTTGGCAACCTTGCCAGCAAAAAGAACAAGGTTCTGTTCGTCGGTACCAAGCGTTCAGCCAGTGCCATCATGGTTGAAGAAGCGACTCGTTCGGATATGCCGTACGTGGCGCACCGTTGGTTAGGCGGTATGCTGACCAACTACAAGACCATTCGTCAATCGATCAAACGTCTGCGTGAGTTGACTGTGCAACAGGCCGATGGCACCTTCGAGCAGCTGACTAAGAAAGAGCGTCTGATGGCGACTCGCGAAGTAGCGAAGCTGGAGCGTTCAATCGGTGGTATCAAGGACATGGGCGGCTTGCCGGATGCTCTTTTTGTTGTCGACGTGGACCACGAGCGTATTGCAATCCTCGAAGCCAACAAACTGGGCATCCCAGTTATTGGTATCGTTGACTCCAACTCGAACCCAGACGGTGTCGATTATGTCATTCCGGGTAACGATGATGCGATTCGCGCCATTGAGATCTATGCCCGTGCAATCGCCGATTCCATCTTGGAAGCCCGTGGCGGTGACGTTGATGAGTTCGTGGAAATGGCCGATGCTGCAGAAGCAGCTGACGTGGTTGTAGCCAAAGAAGAGTCAGCTGAATAAGCTTGATTCTCTTAGCTTGAAGGGGCTGCGGCCCCTTTTTCCTCTTCCGGAACCCTATATCCGGTTGAATATGCGTAATACTAAATTGAATTGAGGACCAAAATCATGGCAATTACTGCGAGCCTGGTGAAAGAACTTCGAGATCGAACTGGCCTAGGCATGATGGAGTGCAAGAAAGCACTCGTCGAGTCTGAGGGTGATATCGAACTCGCCATTGATAATCTGCGCAAGTCATCGGGCCTGAAAGCCGCTAAGAAATCCGGCCGTATCGCGGCTGAGGGTATCCTGGTTACTCGGACCTCTGCTGACAATTCGTTGGTAATGCTGCTGGAAATTAACAGCGAAACCGACTTTGTTGCGCGAGATGACAACTTTTTAAACTTTGCCCACAAGGTGGCTGATGTCGCTTTTGCCAAGGGCAGCTCCGATGTTGCCGCCTTCATGGCAGATGGTCTTGAAGACGAGCGTGCCGCGCTGGTTCAGAAGATCGGTGAGAACATCAGCGTGCGTCGCGCTGTGTTTATCGGTGGTGCGGGTAAGACCGTCGAGGCCTATGTGCACGGTGGCCGTATAGCCGCAGCTGTTGAATTGACTGGCGGTACGCCGGACCTGGCGAAAGACATTGCTATGCATGTCGCCGCCATCAATCCTCAGTACGTCAATGTGAATGACGTTCCAGCCGATGTTTTGGCGCGCGAAGAAGAGGTTGTTCGGGCCCAGTCTGAAGAATCTGGCAAGCCAGCAGAGATCATTGAAAAAATGATGGTCGGCCGCCTGAAGAAGTTTGTTGCGGAGATATCTCTCAGTGAGCAGCCTTTCATCAAGGACCCGGACATCAAGATCGGTGCCTTGGCTAAGAAAGCCGAAGCCGAGATCGTGAGCTTTACCCGTTTTGAAGTGGGTGAAGGGATCGAAAAAGAAGTTGTCGATTTCGCCGCAGAAGTCGCAGCAGCCGTCAAAGGCGGCTAAAGCAATCTAAATCCAGAAAAGGCAGCTGCGCTGCCTTTTTTTATGTGTCCTATTTCTGCAGTTTGTTTTTTGGTACGGCGATTGTTTGCTCAAAATGAGTGGACGAATTCAAAGAAATGCCTGTACAGGGTGTGTATAATAAAGAATCGAAATTTCTCATTGGTTTTAAGCGAGTCGACAACCGGCCAGTCCTGCCGCTCCCAGGGGAGCGGCTGCATAGCGCGGTAAGGCAGGGCATATGCCCGCCGGCAGCGTCGGCCAGACTGTGAATAGGTAAAGGAATTCAACAGATGATTGAAGAAATTAAGCAGGAAACCGACAGTCACAACCGCAAAGCGCTGTTAGCGCTGGGCGATGCCTTCAATAAGATTCGTACCGGTCGCGCCAATCCGGCTATCTTGGATGGTGTCATGGTCGATTATTATGGCAACATGACCCCAATCAAGCAGGTGGCCAATATTTTGATTGAGGACGGTCGTACCCTCGCGATTGTGCCGTGGGAAAAAAATATGGTGCCGCAGGTTGAGCGCGCCATTATGAAGAGTGATTTGGGTTTGAATCCGTCAACTTCCGGCAGTAATATTCGCATCGCGATGCCGATGTTGACCGAGCAGACCCGAAAAGACATGATTAAGGTCGCCCGCAATGAGGCCGAAAAGGCCCGTGTGTCGGTGCGTAACGGCCGTCGCGATGCCAATGCCTCGATCAAGGACCTGGTTAAGGAAAAGGAACTCTCAGAAGATGAGGGTAAGCGCGCCGAGGAAGATATTCAAAAGCTGACCGATGCGGCCATTGCCGAGATTGAACGTGATCTGGCCGAAAAAGATGCCGAGTTAATGAAGGTTTGATGGGTTAGGTATCCTGCCGAGGCAACATGGATTCATGTTGCCTTTTGTGGTTTGGGATTGTCTGTGTTTCACCGGTAACAGAATTAAGCTAGGAAGGGATGCTAAATAAATCTAACAAGGGTCAGCCCCTAGAGTCGACAGTGAAAGTCGTACCCCGCCATGTTGCGGTGATCATGGATGGTAACAATAGATGGGCAAAAAAACGCTTGCTAGGCGGTATTGCTGGCCATAAGGCTGGCGCCCGTGCGGTGCGCACGACCGTCGAAACCTGTGCGCGTGCCGGGGTCGAGGTACTAACCCTCTATGCCTTCAGTTCTGAAAACTGGCGTCGACCCAAGGATGAAGTCAGCGCATTGATGGATCTCTTTTTGCTTGCCCTGAATCGAGAAGTTAAAAAGCTGGTCAGCAATAATGTCCGGCTTAGGGTGATTGGCGATATCACGGCGTTCAGCCCTTCGATTCAGCGGGCTGTTGCCAAAGCCGAGTTCGACACGGCCCAAAATACCGGCATGACTCTGGCGATTGCTGCCAACTATGGTGGTCATTGGGATATTACCCAAGCCGTTATTAAGCTTGCTCAGCGGGTCAAGGTTGGCGAATTAGAACCTGCGGCCATCACCGAAGCGTTGATTGGTGAGCAGGTCATGCTCGGTGATCTGCCCCCGCCGGATCTGTGTATTCGCACCGCCGGGGAGCAACGAATATCGAATTTTCTACTCTGGCAAATGGCCTATACCGAATTCTATTTTACCGATGAATATTGGCCAGATTTTAGCAGTGAATCGCTGTTAAAGGCCTTTGACTCCTTTTTAGGTCGGACTCGGCGTTTTGGTCGTACCGACGAACAACTAGAACAAGAGAAGTAAGTTCATGTTATTGCAGCGATTTGTAACGGCCCTAGTGCTGGCCCCCCTGATGTTGGCCGGCATCTATTTGCTACCGAGTATTGGCTTTAGCGTTTTTGCCGGGTCGATCGTCGTCTTAGGCGCCTGGGAATGGGCCAATCTTGCCGGTTTTTCAGCGCCGCGTGCGCGCATCGTTTTGGCTACGATCACTGCGGTGGTGCTAGGGGTAATTCATCACTGGATTACCGTGGACTCCCTGATTTGGGCCCTGTTGGTGCTTTCTGCGCTGGTATTTTGGTTGCTAGCCGGGGTAAGTGTATATCTCTATCCGCGCGTAACCGGCTGGTTGCGCTCTGGCCCGATAAAGCTGGCGATCATGGTGCCCGTGCTGGTTGCCCTCTGGATGGGCCTGGTCTGGCTAAAAAGCCAACCAGATTCGGCGTTATTACTGACTTGGTTGATGTTGCTCGTCTGGGGTGCTGATATAGGAGCCTATTTTGCGGGTCGCGCCTTTGGCAACCGGAAGCTGGCACCTGCCGTAAGTCCGGGTAAGACTTGGGCCGGGGTTTATGGCGGCATGGCGACATCTATCCTCGTCTCGGTGCTAATAGCTGGCCTCTACTTGCCGGATTACAGCGTCCAGGACTGGCTCTGGTTGATGCTATTGTCGGCCGCAGTTATTGCCATTTCGGTGGTCGGCGATCTGTTTGAATCCCTGTTAAAGCGCAATCGAGGTATTAAGGACAGTTCGTCCCTGCTGCCCGGTCATGGTGGGATTTTGGATCGCATCGATAGCCTCTGTGCTGCGACGCCGATGTTTGTCCTGTTATGGTACGTGTTAGCGGTGGTTTAATGATGACGACACGACAACGCGTCACCGTTCTAGGCGCCACCGGTTCGATCGGTCAAAGCACGCTCAATGTTATCGGCCAGCATCCAGACCGTTTTACTGTCTTCGCCCTCAGCGGGCACGCCAATATGGCGCAATTAGCTCTAGACATCATTCGCTTTAAACCTCAGTTTGCCGTGGTGCCCAATGACACGCGGTATCGGCAACTGCTTGAGCTGTTACCGAACCGGAACTGCGACATCCTGATCGGTGAGCAGGCCTTGGCCGATGTCGCCAGCGCGGCGCAAGTGGATACCGTTATGGCCGCTATCGTTGGCGCGGCCGGTCTGAAGTCCGCCCTTGCCGCGGCGCATGCCGGTAAAAAGCTGCTCTTAGCCAATAAAGAGAGCATGGTCGTCGCCGGTGCTCTGTTGATGGAGGCGGTGGCCAAATCCCAAGCGCTATTGCTGCCGATCGACAGTGAACACAATGCCATCTTCCAATGCCTGCCAGCCGATCAAAGTCAGGCGGGCGTGGACTCGATCCTATTAACGGCATCGGGTGGGCCCTTTCGGCAGACCCCCATGGAACAGTTGCTTACCGCCACGCCGGAGCAAGCCATTGCCCACCCGACATGGACGATGGGTCGAAAGATATCGGTCGATTCGGCTTCGCTGATGAATAAGGGTCTGGAGCTAATCGAAGCCTGCTGGCTCTTTAGTGTGCCACCGGAAAAAATCGAAGTAGTGGTGCACCCACAAAGTGTTATCCACAGTATGGTGCGCTATATTGACGGGTCGGTTTTAGCACAGATGGGCTCGCCCGATATGCGCACGCCCATTTCCTATGGCCTAGCCTATCCGGATCGAATCGTCAGTGGCAGCGCACCCTTGGAATTTTCTCAGCTGTTGCAATTGCAGTTTGATCAACCCGATCGGGTCCGCTTTCCGTGCCTGCGCTTGGCCGAGGAGGCCATGGCCGAAGGTGGCACTGTGCCCGCCGTGCTCAATGCCGCCAATGAGATGTCGGTTGCGGCCTTCCTCGAGGGCGACATTGGTTTTATGGATATCCCCCGAATAAACGAGCAAGTCATGACCCGCTTGGGCCGCAGCCCAGTGGAGTCGATTGATCAACTGCTGGAGGTCGACCGCGCTGCTCGCGCCCAGGCCGCCGAACAAATTAAGGCGCTACGATGATGCTATTGCTTAACTCCGTTTTTGGCATGCTGCTGGCACT
Protein-coding sequences here:
- the map gene encoding type I methionyl aminopeptidase: MAVTIKSPEEIAKMRVAGRLAAEVLEMLESHVVVGVSTAELDRICHNYIIDVQEGIPAPLNYGNPPFPKSICTSVNQVICHGIPSEDKILKKGDVVNVDITVIKDGYHGDTSKMFYVGEVATHIDRLCKVTQECLYKAIALVKPGATLGDIGHVIQQHAEANHYSVVREFCGHGIGAVFHEEPQVLHYGRPGVGMALKEGMIFTIEPMINQGKAQCKILSDQWTVVTKDRKASAQWEHTLLVTATGVEVLTARTEESF
- the rpsB gene encoding 30S ribosomal protein S2 is translated as MITVSMRELLKAGVHFGHQTRYWNPKMGKYLFGARNKIHIINLEHTVPALNEALAFVGNLASKKNKVLFVGTKRSASAIMVEEATRSDMPYVAHRWLGGMLTNYKTIRQSIKRLRELTVQQADGTFEQLTKKERLMATREVAKLERSIGGIKDMGGLPDALFVVDVDHERIAILEANKLGIPVIGIVDSNSNPDGVDYVIPGNDDAIRAIEIYARAIADSILEARGGDVDEFVEMADAAEAADVVVAKEESAE
- the tsf gene encoding translation elongation factor Ts, whose protein sequence is MMAITASLVKELRDRTGLGMMECKKALVESEGDIELAIDNLRKSSGLKAAKKSGRIAAEGILVTRTSADNSLVMLLEINSETDFVARDDNFLNFAHKVADVAFAKGSSDVAAFMADGLEDERAALVQKIGENISVRRAVFIGGAGKTVEAYVHGGRIAAAVELTGGTPDLAKDIAMHVAAINPQYVNVNDVPADVLAREEEVVRAQSEESGKPAEIIEKMMVGRLKKFVAEISLSEQPFIKDPDIKIGALAKKAEAEIVSFTRFEVGEGIEKEVVDFAAEVAAAVKGG
- the frr gene encoding ribosome recycling factor: MIEEIKQETDSHNRKALLALGDAFNKIRTGRANPAILDGVMVDYYGNMTPIKQVANILIEDGRTLAIVPWEKNMVPQVERAIMKSDLGLNPSTSGSNIRIAMPMLTEQTRKDMIKVARNEAEKARVSVRNGRRDANASIKDLVKEKELSEDEGKRAEEDIQKLTDAAIAEIERDLAEKDAELMKV
- the uppS gene encoding polyprenyl diphosphate synthase, with product MLNKSNKGQPLESTVKVVPRHVAVIMDGNNRWAKKRLLGGIAGHKAGARAVRTTVETCARAGVEVLTLYAFSSENWRRPKDEVSALMDLFLLALNREVKKLVSNNVRLRVIGDITAFSPSIQRAVAKAEFDTAQNTGMTLAIAANYGGHWDITQAVIKLAQRVKVGELEPAAITEALIGEQVMLGDLPPPDLCIRTAGEQRISNFLLWQMAYTEFYFTDEYWPDFSSESLLKAFDSFLGRTRRFGRTDEQLEQEK
- a CDS encoding phosphatidate cytidylyltransferase, producing the protein MLLQRFVTALVLAPLMLAGIYLLPSIGFSVFAGSIVVLGAWEWANLAGFSAPRARIVLATITAVVLGVIHHWITVDSLIWALLVLSALVFWLLAGVSVYLYPRVTGWLRSGPIKLAIMVPVLVALWMGLVWLKSQPDSALLLTWLMLLVWGADIGAYFAGRAFGNRKLAPAVSPGKTWAGVYGGMATSILVSVLIAGLYLPDYSVQDWLWLMLLSAAVIAISVVGDLFESLLKRNRGIKDSSSLLPGHGGILDRIDSLCAATPMFVLLWYVLAVV
- the ispC gene encoding 1-deoxy-D-xylulose-5-phosphate reductoisomerase — translated: MMTTRQRVTVLGATGSIGQSTLNVIGQHPDRFTVFALSGHANMAQLALDIIRFKPQFAVVPNDTRYRQLLELLPNRNCDILIGEQALADVASAAQVDTVMAAIVGAAGLKSALAAAHAGKKLLLANKESMVVAGALLMEAVAKSQALLLPIDSEHNAIFQCLPADQSQAGVDSILLTASGGPFRQTPMEQLLTATPEQAIAHPTWTMGRKISVDSASLMNKGLELIEACWLFSVPPEKIEVVVHPQSVIHSMVRYIDGSVLAQMGSPDMRTPISYGLAYPDRIVSGSAPLEFSQLLQLQFDQPDRVRFPCLRLAEEAMAEGGTVPAVLNAANEMSVAAFLEGDIGFMDIPRINEQVMTRLGRSPVESIDQLLEVDRAARAQAAEQIKALR